Proteins encoded by one window of Aphidius gifuensis isolate YNYX2018 linkage group LG2, ASM1490517v1, whole genome shotgun sequence:
- the LOC122848920 gene encoding ribosomal protein S6 kinase beta-1 — MAGIFDIELHDGDNAVQDDDSDDDVIDTANADYDTSPNVNDVLVTEDCEQVQLSEQNVNPGKEKVGPKDFELCKILGEGGYGKVFQVRKVTGSDKGSIFAMKVLCKASIIRNQKDTAHTKAERNILEAVKHPFIVNLIYAFQTGGKLYLILEYLCGGELFTYLDREGIFLEDTACFYLSEIILALQHLHKLGIIYRDLKPENVLLDREGHVKLTDFGLCKEHINEDTVTHTFCGTIEYMAPEILTRSGHGKAVDWWSLGALFYDMLNGTPPFTAEDRKKTIEKILKGKLALPQFLSPDARDLVRKLLKRQVAQRLGSGIDDAEQIINHKFFKHINWQDVISKKLEPPFKPSLISPDDTSQFDEQFTRTVPVDSPVESNLSESANMIFQGFTYVAPSLLEELYSQSKAGNSRSPRRHYSGSSRSRKSFSPRRVPQTQQQPQQQQQQQLRSPIDQSSQHNNMMDVVNLSDQQ; from the exons atggcaggtatatttgatattgaatTGCATGATGGTGACAACGCGGTTCAGGATGAtgattctgatgatgatgttattgATACTGCAAATGCTGATTATGACACATCACCAAATGTAAATGATGTATTGGTAACTGAAGATTGTGAACAAGTACAATTAAGTGAGCAAAATGTTAATCCAGGCAAGGAAAAAGTTGGTCCAAAAGATTTTGAATTATGCAAAATTCTTGGTGAAGGTGGTTATGGAAAAGTATTTCAG gtacGTAAAGTTACTGGAAGTGATAAAGGTAGTATATTTGCTATGAAAGTATTGTGCAAAGCATCAATAATACGTAATCAAAAAGACACAGCACATACAAAAGCTGAACGTAATATATTGGAAGCAGTTAAACATccatttattgttaatttaatatatgcaTTTCAAACTGgtggtaaattatatttaatattggaaTATTTATGTGGTGGTGAATTATTTACATATCTTGATCGTGAAGGTATATTTCTTGAGGATACagcatgtttttatttatctgaaaTAATACTTGCATTACAACATCTTCATAAACTTGGTATAATATATCGTGATTTAAAACCAGAAAATGTATTACTTGATCGTGAAGGACATGTTAAATTAACTGATTTTGGTTTATGTAAAGAACATATTAATGAGGATACAGTAACACATACATTTTGTGGTACAATTGAATATATGGCACCAGAAATATTAACACGTAGTGGACATGGTAAAGCTGTTGATTGGTGGTCACTTGGtgcattattttatgatatgtTAAATGGTACACCACCATTTACTGCTGAAGAtcgtaaaaaaacaattgaaaaaatattaaaaggtAAATTAGCATTACCACAATTTTTATCACCAGATGCTAGAGATCttgttagaaaattattaaaaagacaaGTTGCACAAAGACTTGGTTCTGGTATTGATGATGCTgaacaaattataaatcataaattttttaaacatattaatTGGCAAGATGTTATATCTAAAAAACTTGAACCACCATTTAAACCATCATTAATAAGTCCAGATGATACATCACAATTTGATGAACAATTTACAAGAACAGTACCTGTTGATTCACCAGTTGAAAGTAATTTAAGTGAATCAGCTAATATGATTTTTcag gGATTTACTTATGTTGCACCAAGTTTATTAGAAGAATTATATAGTCAATCAAAAGCTGGTAATTCACGTTCACCAAGACGTCATTATTCTGGCTCAAGTCGTAGTCGTAAAAGTTTTTCACCAAGAAGAGTACCACAAACTCAACAACAacctcaacaacaacaacaacaacaacttag atcTCCAATTGATCAATCTAGCCAACACAACAATATGATGgatgttgttaatttatctgACCAACAATAA